From Ruminococcus sp. HUN007, a single genomic window includes:
- a CDS encoding PIN domain-containing protein has translation MKNAIKEFLEPTNSEKQELWEKCVFVFDTNVLLNLYRYSAKTRSSLLAAFERFKDRIWLPYQVAFEFMRKRCEVIYETVHRYEQFKKEIDAFTTKVTDTLRLTSKDDEINDLKRYLYKWLDINKERNLLVENASDDEILEQILSIFDGRIGDKVEDEELTQIKNEGKERYGKSIPPGYKDDKKKNNEIDDNNAYGDLIIWKQIIKYAKSNDVGIVFVTHDQKEDWWNIVKGKTIGPRIELRREFIEETKQFFHMYTMNSFISEYNRMNDIPIDKSAVEEVFSLDDTDRHIKKRVVLSSSEKIARTIDTLDKINKRIERRRRIIDDIEKKVSEPRKRIAS, from the coding sequence ATGAAGAATGCAATAAAAGAGTTTTTAGAACCCACAAATAGCGAAAAGCAAGAACTATGGGAAAAATGTGTCTTTGTTTTTGATACAAATGTTTTGCTTAATTTATATCGTTATTCTGCCAAAACAAGATCCTCTTTACTTGCAGCATTTGAAAGATTTAAGGATAGAATATGGTTACCATATCAAGTAGCTTTTGAATTTATGAGAAAGCGATGTGAGGTTATTTATGAAACTGTTCATAGATATGAGCAGTTCAAAAAGGAAATTGATGCATTCACTACTAAAGTAACAGATACGCTTCGACTTACATCTAAAGATGATGAGATCAACGACTTAAAACGGTATTTGTACAAATGGCTGGATATCAATAAAGAACGTAATTTATTAGTTGAAAATGCTAGTGATGATGAAATACTTGAACAAATATTATCAATCTTTGATGGAAGAATAGGTGATAAAGTAGAAGATGAAGAATTAACTCAAATTAAAAATGAAGGAAAAGAGAGATATGGAAAATCTATTCCGCCAGGGTATAAAGATGATAAGAAGAAAAATAATGAAATAGATGATAATAATGCATATGGAGATTTAATAATTTGGAAACAAATTATTAAATATGCGAAATCTAATGATGTAGGAATTGTTTTTGTTACTCATGATCAAAAAGAAGACTGGTGGAATATTGTGAAAGGAAAAACTATTGGTCCGAGAATAGAGTTAAGAAGGGAGTTCATAGAAGAAACCAAACAGTTTTTTCATATGTATACTATGAATAGTTTTATTTCTGAATATAATCGAATGAATGATATACCAATTGATAAGAGTGCTGTTGAGGAAGTATTTAGTTTAGATGATACTGATAGGCATATTAAAAAAAGAGTTGTATTGTCATCTTCCGAAAAAATCGCTCGAACAATTGATACACTTGATAAGATTAATAAGCGTATTGAACGAAGAAGAAGGATAATTGATGATATTGAAAAAAAAGTATCAGAACCAAGGAAAAGAATTGCCAGCTAA
- the glmS gene encoding glutamine--fructose-6-phosphate transaminase (isomerizing), with translation MCGIVGFTGNTQAAPILLDGLSKLEYRGYDSAGIAVRNGENKVEVIKEKGKLKVLIDKTNSGKAVKGTCGIGHTRWATHGEPSAINAHPHSSEDGNVVAVHNGIIENFAEQREKLIKKGYTFVSQTDTEVAVKLIDYYYKKYNLGPVDSIARAMVRIRGSYALCVMFKDFPGEIYCARKDSPMIIGITNGESYVASDVPAILKYTRNVYYIGNMEIAKLEKGNVTFYNIDSDVIEKPLTEIKWDAESAEKGGFEHFMLKEIHEQPKVIRDTINSVVKDGVVHFDSVNLTDKEMKKIDQIYIVACGSAYHVGVDLQYVIESLTSLQVRVELASEFRYRDMRINKNSLVIVISQSGETADTLAALRMAKDSGVKTLGIVNVVGSSIAREADNVFYTLAGPEISVATTKAYSTQLVAGYLLALQFAKARGEIADERYAELIAEINSIPEKVEKILENKERLQWYSNKLINLSDSFFIGRGIDYAIGMEGSLKLKEISYIHSEAYAAGELKHGPISLIEDGTVVIAVVTQTNLVEKTISNMVEVKSRGAKVMAVTTAGNYFLEDTAEFVCYVPQIEPLFAGSLSVIPLQLISYYVSIGKGFDVDKPRNLAKSVTVE, from the coding sequence ATGTGCGGAATAGTTGGATTTACAGGTAACACACAGGCAGCTCCGATCCTTCTGGACGGACTTTCAAAGCTTGAATATCGTGGTTACGACTCAGCTGGTATAGCTGTTCGTAACGGTGAGAACAAAGTCGAAGTCATCAAGGAAAAAGGCAAGCTCAAAGTCCTTATCGACAAAACCAACAGCGGTAAGGCAGTAAAGGGTACATGCGGTATCGGTCATACTCGATGGGCTACTCACGGTGAACCGTCAGCAATTAACGCTCACCCGCACAGTTCGGAAGACGGGAATGTAGTTGCTGTTCATAACGGTATCATTGAAAACTTCGCGGAACAGCGTGAAAAGCTTATAAAGAAAGGCTATACTTTCGTTTCACAGACAGACACTGAGGTAGCTGTCAAGCTTATTGATTACTACTATAAGAAATACAATCTCGGACCTGTTGACTCTATCGCCAGAGCAATGGTTCGTATTCGTGGTTCTTATGCGCTATGCGTAATGTTCAAGGATTTCCCGGGCGAGATCTACTGTGCACGTAAGGACAGTCCGATGATCATCGGTATAACAAACGGTGAATCCTATGTAGCTTCTGACGTTCCGGCGATTCTTAAGTATACACGTAACGTTTACTACATCGGCAACATGGAGATTGCAAAGCTTGAAAAGGGTAACGTTACTTTCTACAACATCGACAGTGATGTAATTGAAAAGCCGCTTACCGAGATCAAGTGGGATGCGGAATCGGCTGAAAAGGGCGGATTTGAGCACTTCATGCTTAAGGAGATACACGAACAGCCGAAGGTTATCCGTGATACTATCAACTCTGTTGTAAAGGACGGAGTTGTTCATTTCGACTCTGTAAATCTTACAGACAAGGAAATGAAGAAGATCGACCAGATCTACATAGTTGCCTGCGGATCGGCTTATCATGTTGGTGTTGATCTTCAGTATGTAATTGAATCGCTTACTTCACTTCAGGTTCGTGTGGAACTTGCTTCTGAGTTCCGTTACAGAGATATGAGGATCAATAAAAACAGCCTTGTTATTGTTATCTCACAGTCAGGTGAGACAGCAGATACACTGGCTGCTCTCAGAATGGCAAAGGACAGCGGAGTTAAGACTCTTGGTATAGTAAACGTAGTTGGCTCATCTATCGCCAGAGAAGCTGATAACGTATTCTATACACTTGCAGGCCCTGAAATTTCAGTTGCCACAACAAAGGCGTATTCAACTCAGCTCGTTGCCGGCTATCTGCTTGCACTTCAGTTTGCCAAGGCAAGGGGAGAGATAGCTGATGAACGCTATGCTGAACTTATTGCTGAGATCAACTCCATACCTGAAAAGGTGGAAAAGATACTTGAAAATAAGGAACGCCTTCAGTGGTATTCAAACAAGCTCATCAATCTTTCAGACTCCTTCTTCATCGGCCGTGGCATTGACTATGCCATCGGCATGGAAGGAAGTCTGAAGCTTAAGGAAATCAGCTATATTCACTCCGAGGCTTACGCAGCTGGTGAACTGAAGCACGGTCCTATCAGCCTTATTGAAGACGGAACAGTAGTTATAGCTGTTGTCACACAGACAAATCTTGTGGAAAAGACCATAAGCAACATGGTTGAAGTAAAGAGCCGCGGTGCAAAGGTTATGGCAGTTACAACGGCGGGCAACTACTTCCTTGAAGACACAGCTGAATTCGTATGCTACGTTCCACAGATCGAACCGCTGTTTGCCGGAAGCTTATCGGTTATCCCGCTTCAGCTTATCAGTTATTATGTATCTATCGGCAAGGGATTCGACGTTGACAAGCCGAGAAATCTTGCTAAGTCGGTTACAGTTGAATAA
- a CDS encoding VanZ family protein encodes MFCVFYITLLNREPTYRRRVLTPLWEYHKLLHEDSHYWFQQITCNIVMLVPFGVFTGYRFKKMTIIQGAVLGGAFSSLIEITQYFTRRGLLEFDDVLNNTFGAVIGFVFTKLIIAYREHKQACKYY; translated from the coding sequence ATCTTCTGTGTTTTCTATATAACATTATTAAACCGCGAACCTACATACCGCCGGCGTGTACTTACGCCGCTGTGGGAATATCACAAGCTTCTGCATGAAGACAGTCATTACTGGTTTCAACAGATAACCTGTAATATTGTCATGCTTGTCCCGTTCGGTGTATTTACCGGATACAGATTTAAGAAGATGACGATCATACAGGGCGCAGTCCTGGGCGGGGCGTTTTCTTCGCTTATTGAGATCACGCAGTATTTTACCAGAAGGGGACTGCTTGAATTTGATGATGTGCTTAACAACACGTTCGGTGCAGTTATCGGGTTTGTGTTTACTAAGCTTATCATTGCTTACAGGGAGCATAAACAGGCTTGTAAGTATTATTAG
- a CDS encoding nucleoside-diphosphate sugar epimerase/dehydratase, translating into MGKCIEHSKRTMIIGGGVAGQMLMTEIKNAQHSDYEDDKLAAQFDPVCIIDNDPEKIGTEIMGVRIVGPSSDIPHFAKKFRVEQIILAIPSLTEERRKLIIDLCNETKLPLKIIPFIGSLLLDDNASLLGQVRDIKVEELLGRDPVTFNNKNIKAFVHDKVCMVTGGGGSIGSELVRQISKYKPKQVVIVDIYENNAYEIQQELLMEYGDDLNLVTLIASVRDYYRMNQIFKTYKPDVVFHAAAHKHVPLMEDSPMEAIKNNVIGTFNVATLAQYHNVKKFVMISTDKAVNPTNAMGASKRCCEMIVQFLAQQNEGCTEFVATRFGNVLGSNGSVIPIFKKQIEQGKPVTVTHPDIIRYFMTIPEAVSLVMEAAAMAKGGEIFVLDMGKPVKIVTLAENLIRMYGKEPYIDIPIRFTGLRPGEKIKEELLMMEEGLQKTTNKLIYIGKQIEIDEDTFASDLRELRDAAKKNNEKIALEALHKMVPTFTTPEAFNSKILQHDI; encoded by the coding sequence ATGGGAAAATGTATTGAACATTCAAAGCGAACAATGATCATCGGCGGCGGTGTTGCCGGACAGATGCTGATGACGGAGATCAAGAATGCGCAGCATTCCGATTATGAGGATGACAAGCTGGCGGCGCAGTTTGATCCGGTCTGCATCATTGACAACGATCCTGAAAAGATCGGTACGGAGATAATGGGGGTAAGGATAGTCGGTCCTTCGTCCGACATTCCGCACTTTGCGAAGAAATTCAGGGTGGAACAGATCATTCTTGCTATTCCTTCACTCACTGAGGAACGACGCAAGCTGATCATTGACCTCTGTAACGAGACAAAGCTTCCGCTTAAGATAATACCGTTCATCGGTTCGCTTCTTCTTGATGACAATGCAAGTCTTCTCGGGCAGGTTCGTGACATCAAGGTGGAGGAACTTCTCGGCCGCGATCCTGTTACGTTCAACAACAAGAACATCAAGGCTTTCGTACATGACAAGGTATGTATGGTAACCGGCGGCGGCGGATCCATCGGTTCGGAGCTTGTTCGCCAGATCTCAAAGTACAAGCCTAAGCAGGTTGTAATCGTTGATATCTATGAAAACAATGCCTATGAAATACAGCAGGAACTTCTCATGGAATACGGCGATGACCTTAATCTTGTTACACTTATTGCATCTGTCCGCGACTACTACCGCATGAACCAGATCTTTAAGACATACAAGCCGGATGTTGTGTTCCACGCGGCTGCTCACAAGCATGTACCGCTTATGGAAGACTCACCGATGGAGGCAATAAAGAATAATGTCATCGGTACGTTCAATGTTGCTACACTTGCCCAGTACCATAATGTAAAGAAATTCGTTATGATCTCGACGGACAAGGCAGTAAACCCGACAAATGCGATGGGTGCGTCAAAGCGCTGCTGTGAGATGATAGTTCAGTTCCTCGCTCAGCAGAACGAAGGATGTACGGAATTTGTTGCAACACGTTTCGGTAACGTACTCGGTTCAAACGGATCGGTTATTCCGATATTCAAGAAGCAGATAGAGCAGGGAAAGCCGGTAACAGTAACTCACCCTGACATCATCCGCTACTTCATGACTATTCCGGAGGCGGTAAGCCTGGTAATGGAAGCTGCAGCTATGGCAAAGGGCGGCGAGATATTCGTTCTCGACATGGGCAAGCCGGTAAAGATCGTGACCCTTGCGGAAAACCTTATCCGTATGTACGGCAAGGAACCGTATATCGATATTCCGATAAGATTCACAGGTCTGCGTCCGGGTGAAAAGATCAAGGAAGAGCTCCTCATGATGGAGGAAGGCCTTCAGAAGACGACCAACAAGCTTATCTACATAGGCAAGCAGATAGAAATAGACGAAGACACCTTCGCCTCCGACCTCCGGGAGCTCCGCGACGCAGCAAAGAAAAACAACGAAAAGATCGCCCTCGAAGCTCTCCACAAAATGGTCCCGACCTTCACAACCCCTGAAGCGTTCAACAGCAAAATACTGCAGCACGACATTTAA
- a CDS encoding Rpn family recombination-promoting nuclease/putative transposase, whose protein sequence is MIPNDNTTVKHTVKDSVFTDVFSIPENVLELYRTFHPEDSSVTVEDIQISTLSSIIINRLINDLGFYVKKNGKAKFVILAEEQSYWNPNITYRMFGYLVDTLNNYLHDTKQSVHSTKRVSLPEIELYVIYAGNEDVPDSLSFKDDFFNGNCPVDLQVKIIKKSGTDSIIGQYISFCKVYNDQFKIYGNSIEAAKATIKYCIDHGILKDYLMEHSEEVITMMAEVFDVELQREEYDVASKAEAIKETENKYLLSLIKHVNSGKLKLSDAASIANMTVDEFKKASEALTSH, encoded by the coding sequence ATGATTCCTAACGATAATACTACGGTAAAACACACTGTCAAAGACAGTGTTTTCACAGATGTTTTCTCTATACCTGAAAATGTCCTTGAACTATACAGAACGTTCCATCCTGAAGATTCTTCTGTAACAGTCGAAGACATTCAGATAAGTACTCTGAGTTCGATAATTATTAATCGCTTAATTAACGATCTTGGCTTCTATGTTAAGAAAAACGGTAAAGCAAAATTCGTTATTCTGGCTGAAGAACAGTCTTACTGGAATCCAAACATTACGTACAGAATGTTTGGTTATCTGGTTGATACGCTTAATAATTATTTACACGATACTAAGCAAAGCGTACACAGTACCAAAAGAGTATCTTTGCCTGAAATTGAACTCTATGTTATCTACGCAGGCAATGAAGATGTTCCTGACAGTCTTTCTTTTAAAGATGATTTCTTTAATGGTAACTGTCCAGTTGATCTTCAGGTGAAAATAATTAAAAAGTCAGGTACCGATTCAATAATAGGTCAGTATATCAGCTTCTGTAAAGTTTATAATGACCAGTTTAAGATTTATGGTAATTCAATTGAGGCAGCTAAAGCAACTATTAAGTACTGTATTGATCATGGGATTCTTAAAGACTATCTCATGGAACACAGTGAGGAGGTTATTACTATGATGGCAGAAGTTTTTGACGTAGAACTGCAGCGTGAAGAATATGATGTTGCTTCTAAAGCAGAAGCAATAAAAGAAACCGAAAATAAGTATCTTTTATCGCTTATAAAACATGTAAACAGTGGCAAACTTAAACTTAGCGATGCTGCATCTATAGCCAACATGACTGTTGATGAGTTTAAAAAAGCAAGTGAGGCGCTGACTTCTCACTGA
- a CDS encoding dockerin type I domain-containing protein, whose protein sequence is MKKSLAIILSFTIMGSAALLYSRNQVSAEDTAPAAEQTEQTEKDPVRVRYQYLLTRGREEILAMDSRFDLFPEFVQFAIDDINGDGTEDLLIHDKLHKIVHVADTDKNEVGEFAGTVAFYPDGTAARILTSTRKLTSSFVPYEVYKYNKDTNKYESVGTVDAWEKSAKPKDASGNPFPDDIDKSGKGIVYYLDGSDTPVDKSEYEAWRSKQLPALGQMTLSYLPLTQDNINNIDTTPRNVPAVTTTEAITTPEVTTTSTAETTTVTTTEAVTEAVTTAVTTTVTTTAPEPEFENSQYDIDGNSVINTSDIVKLSHILIAPEKFPDLKDKADLNSNGSVGVSDLLTLIRFMKQ, encoded by the coding sequence ATGAAAAAGTCTTTAGCAATTATTCTTTCGTTCACGATCATGGGAAGCGCGGCTCTGCTCTACAGCAGGAATCAGGTATCCGCCGAGGACACTGCCCCTGCCGCAGAACAGACTGAACAGACAGAAAAAGATCCTGTCCGCGTAAGATATCAGTATCTTCTTACACGCGGCCGCGAAGAGATACTGGCAATGGATTCAAGATTCGATCTGTTTCCTGAATTTGTCCAGTTCGCCATTGACGATATAAACGGTGACGGAACAGAAGACCTCCTCATCCACGACAAGCTTCACAAAATTGTTCATGTCGCTGACACAGATAAAAACGAAGTAGGCGAATTTGCAGGCACAGTGGCCTTCTATCCGGACGGAACTGCTGCACGCATACTGACATCAACACGCAAACTCACTTCGTCTTTTGTACCTTATGAGGTTTACAAATACAACAAAGATACCAATAAATACGAATCAGTCGGCACTGTCGATGCATGGGAAAAATCAGCTAAACCAAAAGATGCATCCGGAAACCCGTTCCCGGATGACATCGACAAATCCGGCAAAGGAATAGTATATTATCTTGACGGCTCAGATACCCCTGTTGACAAATCCGAATATGAAGCATGGAGATCAAAACAGCTTCCGGCTTTAGGTCAGATGACTCTGTCCTACCTCCCGCTTACGCAGGATAATATAAACAACATCGATACCACACCGAGAAATGTTCCGGCAGTCACCACCACAGAAGCCATCACCACACCTGAAGTGACGACCACTTCCACGGCTGAAACCACCACCGTTACAACCACTGAGGCAGTGACCGAAGCCGTCACCACAGCTGTTACAACAACCGTTACTACGACTGCACCAGAACCGGAATTTGAAAACTCACAGTACGACATCGACGGCAACAGTGTTATCAACACTTCCGATATCGTCAAACTCAGTCATATACTGATAGCACCTGAAAAATTCCCCGATCTGAAAGACAAAGCCGATCTGAACAGCAACGGCTCAGTAGGCGTTTCCGATCTGCTCACTCTCATCAGATTCATGAAGCAATAA
- the hslO gene encoding Hsp33 family molecular chaperone HslO, which yields MGILKRAISADASAVAMAVDTTDIVSEIEKIHKTSAVTTAALGRLTTAASMIGYSLKNKDDSVTLRLDGKGPSGALIAVSDYMGNVKSYIQNPVVEIPLNKHGKLDVAGAVGRDGTLSVIKDIGLKEPYSGMIPLVSGEIAEDVAAYFASSEQVPTVCGLGVLVNPDLSVNCAGGYLIQLLPFASDAVIDQIEKNVNSLKSVTQMMSDGITMDELVLKLLDGLEPNLLDEANVEYRCDCSTDRVSRALISLGKEELDSMIAENESKGKDTEVQCHFCNKIYSFSNADLKKLMKQM from the coding sequence ATGGGAATATTAAAACGTGCTATCTCAGCCGATGCATCAGCAGTTGCAATGGCTGTGGACACAACAGATATAGTATCAGAAATAGAAAAAATTCATAAAACATCAGCAGTAACTACTGCCGCCCTCGGAAGACTCACTACAGCAGCTTCCATGATCGGTTATTCACTCAAGAACAAGGATGACTCAGTCACTCTCCGTCTCGACGGCAAAGGCCCTTCAGGTGCACTTATAGCCGTTTCTGACTACATGGGAAATGTAAAGAGCTACATCCAGAATCCTGTTGTTGAAATACCGCTCAACAAACACGGAAAGCTTGACGTTGCAGGTGCTGTCGGACGTGACGGTACTCTTTCAGTAATAAAGGACATCGGTCTCAAGGAGCCGTACTCAGGTATGATACCTCTTGTATCCGGTGAAATAGCAGAAGACGTAGCAGCCTACTTCGCATCAAGCGAACAGGTACCTACTGTATGCGGCCTCGGCGTACTTGTCAATCCCGATCTTTCAGTAAACTGCGCAGGAGGATATCTCATTCAGCTCCTTCCTTTCGCAAGCGATGCTGTTATTGACCAGATTGAAAAGAATGTAAACAGCTTAAAGTCAGTAACCCAGATGATGTCCGACGGAATAACAATGGACGAACTCGTCTTAAAACTTCTTGACGGTCTTGAACCGAACCTTCTCGACGAAGCGAATGTTGAATACCGCTGCGACTGCAGCACGGACAGAGTTTCACGTGCACTTATAAGTCTCGGCAAGGAAGAGCTTGATTCAATGATCGCAGAAAATGAAAGCAAAGGAAAAGACACTGAAGTACAGTGCCACTTCTGCAACAAGATATACAGTTTTTCAAACGCCGATCTTAAGAAGCTTATGAAGCAGATGTAA
- a CDS encoding class I SAM-dependent methyltransferase, translating into MSNYSDFAFYYDSLTRNVDYKKRAAYFDMLIKKYCTTGGKYLADLACGTGSLSEEFFKLGYDVLGIDYSEEMLNEALEKKYDGGFDIQYICQDMTSFELYGNADIIICALDSINHLNSPEDIRKTIERAFLFTEPGGVFIFDANTVYKHKNILADNAFVFENDRVFCTWQNSYSEENNRVDISLDFFEKNDNGKYDRYSEDFSEIALETAVMDKYLTDAGFIIEAHFDEDSTDPVKEDSQRIIYVAKKPAKS; encoded by the coding sequence ATGAGTAATTATTCTGACTTTGCTTTTTACTACGACAGTCTGACCAGAAATGTAGACTATAAAAAAAGAGCTGCCTATTTTGACATGCTCATAAAGAAATACTGCACCACGGGCGGAAAATATCTGGCCGATCTCGCCTGCGGCACCGGCAGTCTTTCCGAAGAGTTTTTTAAACTCGGCTATGACGTTCTCGGCATAGACTATTCGGAGGAAATGCTTAACGAGGCACTTGAAAAGAAATACGACGGCGGATTTGACATCCAGTACATCTGCCAGGACATGACTTCTTTCGAGCTCTACGGCAACGCAGACATTATCATATGCGCTCTTGACAGCATCAATCATCTGAACAGTCCGGAAGATATCAGAAAAACCATTGAACGCGCATTTCTGTTCACTGAACCGGGCGGCGTGTTCATCTTCGATGCAAACACCGTCTACAAGCATAAGAACATACTTGCGGACAATGCATTCGTTTTTGAAAACGACAGGGTTTTCTGTACATGGCAGAATTCATATTCCGAAGAAAACAACCGCGTGGATATCTCACTCGATTTCTTCGAAAAAAATGATAACGGAAAATACGACCGGTACAGCGAGGACTTTTCCGAGATAGCTCTTGAAACGGCCGTCATGGACAAATATCTTACCGATGCAGGATTTATTATTGAAGCACACTTCGACGAAGACTCGACTGATCCTGTAAAGGAAGATTCTCAGCGTATCATATACGTTGCAAAGAAACCGGCTAAGAGCTGA
- a CDS encoding YerC/YecD family TrpR-related protein, with amino-acid sequence MNSKIKDKNTDGLFEAILSLETLDECYKFFEDLCTVLEIKSLAQRLQVAKMLSEHHVYNDIVNETGASTATISRVNRSLHYGCDGYDIVFSRLKEKKEKEANE; translated from the coding sequence ATGAACAGCAAGATCAAAGACAAAAACACAGACGGACTGTTTGAAGCGATCCTTTCGCTTGAAACGCTTGACGAATGCTACAAGTTCTTCGAGGATCTGTGTACTGTACTTGAAATAAAATCTCTGGCACAGCGTCTTCAGGTCGCTAAAATGCTGAGCGAACATCATGTTTACAATGACATTGTAAACGAGACCGGAGCAAGCACAGCCACAATAAGCCGTGTAAACAGATCACTTCACTACGGCTGCGACGGATACGACATAGTTTTCAGCAGACTTAAGGAAAAGAAAGAAAAGGAAGCAAATGAGTAA
- a CDS encoding GGDEF domain-containing protein, translating into MKSFKDIRNEFMRDPKLASRYFNHFMVMAEILFFLFFLIGKMYAIEWVVLFNFLLTCAGYVMIRKNKLREWILSVYFIILDIMTAGTMAVGLGYGFHLFTISMISSAYYIRYLGQKMSGTPMKPLVVSFLALISYFTGYIFIKVHGPIYALNTTIETSFFVVNSLIVIGILTFYMSIFLKMINDTEAKLEKMALVDKLTGLYNRHYLLTYINSIEKEKLDNYWIAILDIDNFKKVNDVYGHNCGDYVLKKIAKTAGETCSDCTVCRWGGEEFIILASEEKCGSDILEKLRKNIAGLQLEFEEQTISVTVTIGTEKHAENYDTDEWISYADQKLYAGKHNGKNQVVY; encoded by the coding sequence ATGAAAAGTTTTAAAGACATCAGAAATGAGTTCATGCGGGATCCGAAGCTAGCCAGCCGCTACTTCAATCATTTCATGGTCATGGCTGAAATACTGTTTTTTCTCTTTTTCCTCATCGGAAAAATGTATGCAATAGAGTGGGTCGTACTGTTCAATTTTCTGCTTACGTGTGCAGGATATGTAATGATCAGAAAAAACAAGCTCAGAGAATGGATCCTTTCGGTCTATTTTATAATACTTGATATCATGACTGCCGGAACGATGGCAGTCGGCCTCGGCTACGGTTTTCATCTGTTTACCATATCGATGATATCTTCTGCCTACTACATCAGATATCTGGGTCAGAAAATGTCAGGCACGCCGATGAAACCTCTTGTAGTATCATTTCTCGCACTGATCTCATATTTTACCGGGTACATCTTCATCAAGGTACATGGTCCGATATACGCGCTGAACACCACGATCGAAACTTCGTTCTTTGTAGTCAATTCTCTGATAGTTATAGGAATACTTACCTTCTACATGTCCATATTCCTTAAGATGATAAATGACACCGAAGCAAAGCTCGAAAAAATGGCGCTTGTGGACAAGCTTACAGGCCTTTACAACCGCCACTATCTTCTCACATACATCAATTCCATCGAAAAAGAAAAGCTTGATAATTACTGGATAGCAATTCTCGACATCGACAATTTCAAGAAGGTAAATGACGTTTACGGTCACAACTGCGGTGACTACGTACTCAAAAAGATAGCCAAAACCGCTGGGGAGACCTGCAGCGACTGTACTGTATGCCGCTGGGGCGGTGAGGAGTTCATCATTCTCGCATCTGAAGAAAAATGCGGCAGTGACATTCTTGAAAAGCTCCGTAAAAACATTGCCGGTCTTCAGCTTGAATTCGAAGAGCAGACGATCAGCGTCACCGTAACCATAGGTACTGAAAAACATGCTGAAAACTACGACACTGACGAGTGGATCTCATACGCCGACCAGAAGCTTTACGCCGGAAAACACAACGGTAAAAACCAGGTGGTTTACTGA